In Bacteroidota bacterium, a genomic segment contains:
- a CDS encoding EthD family reductase, whose product MIKATVLYGHPADVDAFEKYYHQTHLPLVAKAAGIAKAEYTRFLPNPDGSTPAHYRMAELYFAGPAEMQQTLGSPEGKAMAADLSNFATGGVTILIGQVET is encoded by the coding sequence ATGATCAAAGCAACAGTGTTATACGGGCATCCAGCCGATGTGGATGCATTTGAGAAATACTATCACCAGACCCATCTGCCGCTGGTGGCAAAAGCTGCGGGCATTGCAAAAGCGGAGTACACGAGATTCCTGCCCAATCCCGACGGTTCGACTCCGGCGCATTACCGGATGGCTGAACTCTATTTCGCAGGACCTGCGGAGATGCAGCAGACATTGGGTTCTCCCGAAGGAAAAGCAATGGCAGCCGACCTTTCCAATTTTGCAACGGGTGGAGTCACAATATTGATAGGACAAGTCGAGACGTAA
- a CDS encoding FIST C-terminal domain-containing protein: MKAKSIKGRTPLEIQSPLKECMADGFKPTLAIVIVSNMEDAEQLRSIFGKQGIAIFGVTAPQKFTEQGITAGDIVVMLMDIKPEHFKIVLNDYEGSSAYEAGYKTGISGKNAFANPCFIISPVDFKVSGDDLIRGLTDAAGHEIMVAGGVTGNPADFSGILFTNDASSTGGLLALILDRDKVSISGMAVSGWKPVGTSKTITRSEGPWVFTIDHEPAMHVIQRFLGNGIVISATEGRGLLPSDLGYPLQFERASGNAIMKPALLFNPADQSVMMGGEIQEGDHFRFSLPPDFDVIDKVVENTRIIKEKEMPDIDVLMVFSCIGRLGTFGPLISNEIEGLASTWGKPMIGYFSLGEFGKLDEGRCEFQGTTVSWVALKEK, encoded by the coding sequence ATGAAAGCAAAATCTATCAAAGGAAGAACGCCGTTAGAGATACAGTCTCCCTTGAAGGAATGCATGGCAGACGGTTTCAAACCAACCCTTGCCATCGTCATTGTAAGCAACATGGAAGATGCGGAACAACTCCGTTCAATTTTTGGGAAACAAGGCATTGCGATTTTCGGGGTCACTGCACCACAAAAATTCACCGAACAGGGAATTACAGCCGGTGATATCGTTGTGATGCTCATGGATATTAAACCGGAACATTTCAAGATTGTATTGAACGATTACGAGGGTTCATCTGCCTACGAAGCCGGGTATAAAACAGGCATATCCGGAAAGAACGCTTTTGCGAATCCCTGCTTCATCATTTCACCGGTGGATTTCAAAGTTTCCGGAGATGACCTGATCCGAGGATTGACCGATGCAGCAGGCCATGAAATCATGGTTGCAGGCGGTGTTACCGGTAATCCGGCTGATTTTTCAGGAATCCTTTTCACCAATGATGCATCAAGTACTGGAGGTTTACTTGCACTCATCCTTGACCGGGACAAAGTTTCGATAAGCGGAATGGCTGTTTCAGGATGGAAACCGGTAGGGACAAGCAAAACAATTACAAGAAGTGAAGGCCCTTGGGTTTTCACTATTGACCATGAACCGGCGATGCATGTCATTCAAAGATTTTTAGGAAATGGCATAGTGATTTCTGCGACAGAAGGAAGAGGCCTGCTTCCTTCAGACCTGGGCTATCCTCTACAATTTGAGAGAGCATCAGGAAATGCTATCATGAAGCCAGCGCTATTGTTTAATCCTGCCGATCAATCAGTCATGATGGGAGGTGAAATACAAGAAGGAGATCATTTCCGGTTTTCCCTGCCACCGGATTTTGATGTGATTGACAAAGTGGTTGAAAACACCAGGATCATTAAAGAAAAGGAGATGCCGGATATCGATGTATTGATGGTTTTTTCATGCATAGGAAGATTAGGGACTTTTGGTCCATTGATCTCCAACGAAATAGAAGGGCTGGCATCAACATGGGGCAAACCAATGATAGGCTACTTCTCATTGGGTGAGTTTGGAAAATTGGATGAAGGCCGCTGTGAATTTCAAGGAACAACAGTAAGCTGGGTAGCACTGAAAGAAAAATAG
- a CDS encoding GHKL domain-containing protein, translating into MHQSLQNILNLVEQSGTLTPEQKQSVSNWVKEVDKAIAIAEFKLDRTEKVKRTTAILLEETIQELELKRKAVEESRAALQQSLEELKATQAQLIQSEKMASLGELTAGIAHEIQNPLNFVNNFSDVSTELLDEMKEELQKGNVEDAQALAEDIKKNLEKILHHGKRADAIVKSMLQHSRTSAGKKEPTDINELCDEFVRLAYHGLRAKDRSFNADFATDFDADIGSVNVVAQDIGRVILNLINNAFYAVSEKQKQGLDGYKPTVTVATKRSADKVFVSVMDNGNGIPDAVKEKIFQPFFTTKPTGDGTGLGLSLSYDIITKGHGGELKVETKEGEGTSFTFSIPINHSRP; encoded by the coding sequence ATGCATCAATCACTACAAAACATACTCAACCTCGTCGAGCAATCCGGCACACTGACGCCTGAACAGAAGCAATCTGTTTCCAATTGGGTGAAGGAAGTTGACAAAGCCATCGCCATTGCCGAGTTCAAGTTGGACCGGACGGAGAAGGTGAAGCGCACCACTGCGATCCTGCTTGAAGAGACGATTCAGGAACTGGAACTGAAGCGGAAGGCGGTTGAGGAATCGAGAGCGGCGTTGCAACAATCATTGGAAGAACTGAAAGCAACTCAGGCCCAATTGATTCAATCCGAAAAGATGGCCTCGCTCGGTGAGCTGACCGCGGGCATCGCCCACGAAATCCAGAATCCGTTGAACTTCGTGAACAACTTCTCGGACGTGTCTACCGAGTTGCTCGACGAGATGAAGGAAGAGCTCCAAAAAGGAAACGTGGAGGATGCACAAGCCCTTGCCGAAGATATCAAAAAGAACCTTGAGAAGATTCTGCATCACGGTAAACGTGCCGACGCCATCGTGAAGAGCATGTTGCAGCACTCACGCACAAGCGCCGGCAAGAAAGAGCCGACCGACATCAACGAGCTGTGCGATGAGTTTGTGAGATTGGCATATCATGGCTTGCGGGCAAAGGACAGATCGTTCAATGCCGATTTTGCGACCGATTTCGATGCCGATATTGGTTCTGTGAATGTCGTCGCGCAGGATATCGGCAGAGTGATTCTCAATCTTATCAACAACGCATTCTATGCTGTCAGCGAAAAGCAGAAGCAAGGTCTCGACGGATACAAACCGACCGTGACCGTTGCAACGAAAAGGTCTGCCGACAAGGTTTTCGTCAGTGTGATGGATAACGGCAATGGTATTCCTGATGCTGTCAAAGAGAAAATCTTTCAGCCGTTCTTCACCACCAAACCGACAGGCGATGGGACCGGACTTGGATTGAGCCTGAGTTACGACATCATCACCAAAGGTCACGGCGGGGAACTGAAAGTGGAGACGAAAGAAGGTGAAGGAACATCATTCACCTTCAGCATACCCATCAACCATTCACGACCATGA
- a CDS encoding FIST C-terminal domain-containing protein, translated as MKSQHFDNDLELPTAPKDETCSINRFNTNTIMKAKSIKGNSPEEIRSALQHGMADGFRPTLAIVFISVKQNRKVVRELLTRQGIDVFGATSCGEFTDGYQGEESIAMLLLDVSKDNYAVLFQDIGGRSIAEAARQLAEQAARQFKNPSLLLCSTGMNAKGEFFDGPTLVQTVREALGQDRFFVGGMAGDDMTFTGSYVFTNDRETDFGVAAIVLDADNVSIQGIAITGWKPMGISRTVTKSKGNLVYTIDNNQAIEMYLQYLGRKEDAGATSFDLMNDVSMYYPFIVERPGGGTFLHTPLRIDENENALHLDVAMPEGTKFWFSMPPDFDIVEEVLQEATRIKGENAADALLVFSCAGRINVLGPLVNAENEGLHKVWNAPMAGFFTYGEFGRDNQNNQEFHSGACSWVALKERT; from the coding sequence ATGAAGTCACAGCACTTCGACAATGATCTGGAACTGCCGACTGCCCCGAAGGATGAGACATGTTCAATCAACCGTTTCAACACCAATACGATCATGAAAGCAAAATCCATCAAAGGCAATTCGCCCGAAGAAATCCGATCGGCCTTGCAACACGGTATGGCCGACGGCTTCAGGCCGACATTGGCGATTGTGTTTATCTCCGTCAAGCAGAACCGCAAAGTTGTCCGTGAGCTGCTGACCCGGCAGGGAATAGATGTCTTTGGCGCCACTTCCTGCGGTGAATTTACAGACGGATACCAGGGCGAAGAGTCCATAGCAATGTTATTGCTGGATGTATCGAAGGATAACTATGCTGTTTTGTTTCAAGACATTGGTGGTAGAAGCATTGCAGAAGCAGCCCGTCAATTAGCGGAACAGGCAGCCCGTCAGTTCAAAAATCCTTCCTTGCTGTTGTGCAGCACGGGTATGAATGCAAAAGGGGAATTTTTTGATGGACCGACTCTGGTTCAGACAGTGAGAGAAGCCCTGGGTCAGGATCGGTTCTTTGTCGGCGGCATGGCAGGCGATGATATGACCTTTACCGGCAGTTATGTTTTCACAAATGATAGGGAAACTGATTTTGGCGTGGCGGCAATCGTACTGGATGCAGACAACGTGAGCATACAGGGCATAGCCATCACCGGGTGGAAACCGATGGGTATTTCAAGAACAGTGACGAAAAGTAAAGGTAACCTGGTTTACACAATTGATAACAACCAGGCAATAGAAATGTATTTGCAGTATCTCGGCAGGAAAGAGGATGCAGGTGCTACATCTTTTGACCTGATGAATGATGTGAGTATGTACTATCCTTTCATTGTTGAAAGACCCGGAGGCGGAACATTTTTACATACTCCTTTACGTATTGATGAAAATGAAAATGCTTTGCACCTGGATGTGGCCATGCCGGAAGGAACAAAATTCTGGTTCTCCATGCCCCCCGATTTTGACATTGTAGAAGAAGTGTTGCAGGAAGCTACCCGCATCAAAGGTGAGAATGCGGCGGATGCACTGCTCGTATTTTCCTGTGCAGGAAGGATCAATGTGCTGGGCCCGTTGGTGAATGCAGAGAACGAAGGCCTGCATAAGGTGTGGAACGCTCCTATGGCCGGTTTTTTCACCTATGGGGAATTTGGGAGGGACAATCAAAACAACCAGGAGTTTCATTCAGGCGCCTGTAGCTGGGTTGCGTTGAAGGAGCGAACATAG
- a CDS encoding FIST C-terminal domain-containing protein — MKAKSIKGKTPEEIQSALEGIMADACLSNRQGFKPTLAIVFLSVKQDRRAISMLLDEKGIQIFGATTAGEFIDGEIEGGSIVMLLLDMNPAYFKVQFLETNPRTALEDARKIGAIGKETFSNPAFIIANSGVSSDGEPIVEGILQGSTTHTSSPNSEVTVFGGKAGDDLALEATYVFTNGKSNDCALVALILDEDKIDVRGIATCGWNAIGTTKTVTKSEGSIIYTIDDKPALDMLMNYLGVDILLDSGNDIARFLSSWYYPLQLERENVDPVIRTAMFANRTDRSLICSGNVPQGSKIKFAMPPDFDSIDKVVEDCKGIKDHADQQADALILFSCVSRHLSFGMVIKEEIEQVQQIWNAPMAGFFTYGEYGKSKKGKYEYHNNACCLVALKER; from the coding sequence ATGAAAGCAAAATCAATCAAAGGGAAAACCCCGGAAGAAATTCAATCAGCATTGGAAGGAATCATGGCTGACGCTTGCCTGTCGAACAGGCAGGGTTTCAAGCCAACTTTAGCCATAGTATTCCTGTCTGTCAAACAAGATAGAAGAGCTATTTCCATGTTGCTTGACGAAAAAGGTATTCAGATATTCGGCGCTACAACCGCAGGCGAATTCATCGATGGTGAAATTGAAGGAGGCAGCATAGTAATGCTACTCCTCGACATGAACCCGGCGTATTTTAAAGTACAATTTCTTGAAACAAACCCCAGAACTGCTTTGGAAGACGCAAGGAAAATCGGTGCCATCGGAAAAGAAACTTTCAGCAACCCCGCATTTATCATAGCAAACAGTGGGGTATCTTCAGATGGTGAACCGATAGTCGAAGGTATCTTGCAAGGCAGTACAACACATACTTCATCGCCAAACAGTGAAGTGACTGTATTTGGAGGTAAGGCTGGAGACGACCTGGCTCTTGAAGCTACCTATGTTTTTACCAACGGGAAAAGTAACGACTGCGCATTGGTAGCACTCATCCTTGATGAAGATAAGATCGATGTAAGAGGTATCGCCACTTGTGGCTGGAATGCCATCGGCACGACAAAAACAGTAACGAAAAGTGAAGGCAGCATAATATATACGATTGACGACAAACCCGCATTGGATATGCTGATGAATTACCTGGGCGTTGACATACTGCTGGATTCCGGTAACGACATTGCGAGATTTCTCAGTTCCTGGTATTATCCCTTGCAGTTAGAACGTGAAAATGTAGATCCGGTAATACGTACAGCCATGTTTGCCAATCGTACTGACCGCTCACTGATTTGTTCCGGAAATGTGCCGCAAGGATCGAAAATCAAATTTGCCATGCCGCCTGATTTTGATTCCATTGATAAAGTAGTAGAAGACTGTAAAGGCATAAAGGATCATGCAGATCAACAAGCCGATGCGCTAATTCTGTTTTCATGTGTGAGCAGGCATTTATCATTTGGAATGGTAATCAAGGAAGAGATAGAACAGGTGCAACAAATTTGGAACGCACCCATGGCGGGCTTTTTTACTTATGGCGAATATGGAAAATCAAAAAAGGGAAAGTATGAATATCACAACAACGCTTGCTGTCTGGTGGCATTGAAAGAAAGATAA
- a CDS encoding FIST C-terminal domain-containing protein: MKAKSIKGNSPEEIRLSLQQSMADGFTPTLAIVFMSIKQDREAVCSLLDNVGISIFGSTTSGEFISPEISEGGIAIMLLDLNPSYFKLVFLETGNSSDYEIAKQLGEEGKKAFSNPAFIIVSGWGTEMDGEQIIKGIEDGFGEGATIFGGMAGDDLTLTGPAVFTLGKSSITGLAALIIDEDKVEISGVATCGWKPIGITKTITKSAGNIVYTIDDQPALDLVMKYLGLSLDQQPLNNTVFNLGAYYPLQLEREDAPPVMRTAMLGNAEDRSLVCAGNVPQGAKIRFSLPPDFDVIDAVVAECTEIKEDRDADAVIMFSCVSRYLSFGVMTSEEIERVTNVWNAPLIGFFSYGEYGKSKRGKHEFHNNTCCVVALKEKT; the protein is encoded by the coding sequence ATGAAAGCAAAATCCATCAAAGGAAATTCGCCCGAAGAAATCCGGCTGTCATTGCAACAAAGTATGGCTGATGGCTTCACACCGACGCTTGCCATCGTCTTCATGTCCATCAAGCAAGACCGTGAAGCTGTCTGTTCATTGCTCGACAATGTAGGCATCAGCATCTTCGGCTCCACAACGTCTGGCGAGTTCATCAGCCCTGAGATCAGCGAAGGGGGCATTGCTATCATGCTGCTTGATTTGAATCCTTCCTATTTCAAATTGGTGTTCCTCGAAACGGGCAACAGTTCTGATTACGAAATTGCAAAGCAGTTAGGTGAGGAGGGAAAGAAAGCGTTCTCGAACCCGGCATTTATCATTGTATCCGGCTGGGGCACTGAAATGGACGGTGAGCAGATCATAAAAGGCATTGAAGATGGATTCGGAGAAGGAGCCACCATCTTTGGTGGTATGGCGGGTGATGACCTCACCTTAACCGGGCCAGCTGTGTTCACCCTTGGTAAGAGCAGCATCACCGGTCTGGCGGCATTGATCATCGACGAGGACAAAGTAGAAATATCCGGAGTTGCCACCTGCGGGTGGAAACCTATCGGCATTACCAAAACAATTACTAAGAGCGCAGGTAATATAGTTTACACTATTGACGATCAACCCGCGTTGGATCTGGTAATGAAGTATTTGGGACTCAGTCTGGATCAGCAGCCTCTCAATAATACCGTTTTCAATCTTGGCGCATATTATCCGCTGCAACTGGAAAGAGAAGATGCTCCACCGGTGATGCGAACAGCCATGTTAGGTAATGCTGAAGATCGTTCGTTGGTCTGCGCTGGCAATGTACCTCAGGGAGCGAAAATCCGGTTCTCCCTTCCTCCTGACTTCGATGTCATTGATGCTGTTGTTGCGGAATGTACTGAAATAAAAGAGGATCGGGATGCCGATGCAGTGATCATGTTTTCCTGTGTCAGCAGGTATCTGTCATTCGGTGTCATGACAAGCGAAGAAATTGAACGAGTGACCAACGTATGGAATGCACCTCTCATAGGATTCTTCAGTTACGGGGAATATGGCAAGTCGAAAAGAGGGAAGCATGAGTTTCACAACAACACGTGTTGCGTTGTGGCCTTGAAGGAGAAGACATGA